A genomic region of Friedmanniella luteola contains the following coding sequences:
- a CDS encoding helix-turn-helix transcriptional regulator gives MANTSSRTLRLLSLLQARRYWPGPVLADRLEVSPRTLRRDVERLRELGYPVDAHPGVDGGYALAPGAALPPLVVDDDEAMALAVAIQSQLAGGDGGDAALRALTKVVQVMPRRLRTRLDAVRVSTTPAAWSTGTGTAVDHTVLATLALACRDGERVRFDYRAADGAPSSRHVEPFRLVPLGRRWYLVAHDLDRHAWRTLRIDRITDARGTGVPFAVRTPPFDDVADYVRNRVQGTATGEQHHVEVVVEAPAEPVRARIGRWAEIRPRTDRTCTMVMDTDALDWPLHALGVVGAGFTVLSPPELAVLAQEWGARFVRAGAAGTGSGDG, from the coding sequence ATGGCGAACACGAGCTCGCGCACCCTGCGGTTGCTGTCCCTGCTGCAGGCCCGGCGCTACTGGCCGGGCCCGGTGCTCGCCGACCGCCTGGAGGTCTCGCCGCGGACCCTGCGGCGCGACGTCGAGCGGCTGCGCGAGCTCGGCTACCCGGTCGACGCCCACCCGGGGGTGGACGGGGGCTACGCGCTCGCACCGGGTGCGGCGCTGCCCCCGCTCGTCGTCGACGACGACGAGGCGATGGCCCTGGCGGTGGCCATCCAGTCGCAGCTGGCCGGGGGTGACGGCGGCGACGCGGCGCTGCGGGCCCTGACCAAGGTCGTGCAGGTGATGCCACGCCGGCTGCGCACCCGGCTGGACGCCGTCCGCGTCTCGACGACCCCGGCCGCCTGGAGCACCGGCACCGGCACCGCCGTCGACCACACGGTCCTCGCGACCCTCGCCCTGGCCTGCCGCGACGGGGAGCGGGTCCGCTTCGACTACCGGGCCGCCGACGGGGCCCCGTCGTCACGGCACGTCGAGCCGTTCCGGCTGGTCCCGCTCGGCCGGCGCTGGTACCTGGTGGCCCACGACCTCGACCGGCACGCGTGGCGCACCCTGCGGATCGACCGGATCACCGACGCCCGGGGCACCGGCGTCCCCTTCGCCGTCCGCACCCCGCCCTTCGACGACGTCGCCGACTACGTGCGCAACCGGGTGCAGGGCACCGCGACGGGCGAGCAGCACCACGTCGAGGTGGTCGTGGAGGCGCCCGCGGAGCCGGTCCGGGCCCGGATCGGGCGCTGGGCGGAGATCCGGCCGCGGACGGACCGGACCTGCACGATGGTCATGGACACCGACGCCCTCGACTGGCCGCTCCACGCGCTCGGCGTGGTCGGGGCCGGGTTCACGGTGCTCAGCCCGCCGGAGCTCGCCGTCCTGGCGCAGGAGTGGGGCGCCCGCTTCGTCCGGGCCGGGGCCGCGGGGACCGGGTCCGGCGACGGCTGA
- a CDS encoding GAF and ANTAR domain-containing protein, whose amino-acid sequence MQRLADRYLAAVVDGLADEERGRDLLPAVLARACVAVLPVTGAGLGLTEELRVPLGGSDDAVGRAERLQTTLGEGPCLSAIEAGKGLVADAATVAARWPAYHRELVRQTPFRSVASLPLRAAGQPPMGALDLYSDAARMDPSACGPEVQTAIADQISGLLLDAPLVSTEWTDEPVAAWLAGPSVADRMEVWKAVGMLMHSLGETQRESLALVRRYALAHRSTLDAVAVRLTALELEPSDLVPAGGSCPTPPPPLDLGARPRSGGGGQDGLPPGVSSLDARRRRGSAHRSSGRP is encoded by the coding sequence ATGCAGCGGCTGGCGGACCGGTACCTGGCGGCGGTGGTGGACGGGCTCGCCGACGAGGAGCGCGGCCGGGACCTGCTGCCCGCGGTGCTCGCCCGGGCCTGCGTCGCCGTCCTGCCGGTCACCGGTGCCGGCCTCGGGCTGACGGAGGAGCTGCGCGTCCCGCTGGGCGGCAGCGACGACGCCGTCGGTCGCGCCGAGCGGTTGCAGACCACCCTGGGCGAGGGCCCGTGCCTGTCCGCCATCGAGGCGGGGAAGGGTCTGGTCGCGGACGCGGCCACCGTCGCGGCGCGGTGGCCCGCCTACCACCGCGAGCTGGTGCGGCAGACACCGTTCCGGTCGGTCGCCTCGCTGCCGCTGCGCGCGGCCGGGCAGCCGCCGATGGGGGCGCTCGACCTGTACAGCGACGCCGCCCGGATGGACCCGTCGGCCTGCGGGCCCGAGGTGCAGACCGCCATCGCCGACCAGATCAGCGGGCTGCTGCTCGACGCCCCGCTGGTGAGCACCGAGTGGACCGACGAGCCGGTGGCGGCGTGGCTGGCCGGCCCGTCCGTGGCCGACCGGATGGAGGTCTGGAAGGCCGTCGGCATGCTCATGCACAGCCTGGGCGAGACGCAGCGGGAGAGCCTCGCGCTGGTGCGCCGGTACGCGTTGGCGCACCGGAGCACCCTCGACGCGGTCGCCGTCCGGCTCACCGCCCTGGAGCTCGAGCCGTCGGACCTCGTGCCGGCCGGCGGCTCGTGCCCGACGCCACCGCCACCCCTGGACCTCGGCGCACGGCCGCGGTCCGGGGGTGGCGGCCAGGACGGGCTGCCGCCCGGGGTCAGCTCGCTGGACGCGCGGCGGCGCCGAGGGTCCGCGCACCGGAGCTCAGGCCGGCCTTGA
- a CDS encoding right-handed parallel beta-helix repeat-containing protein, which yields MPRTATPAPFRRAARVVVTAALALAAGAAPLLVLPGAAWADTQLVVDGFDRSVASGWGKPDTGSAWTGISGGSATSVGGSEGRVSKIQGGRSFKAYQGAVSVRDTVLRAEFTVPVSRNFQYSIEARRQADGSAYSARARIDAAGVLHVDLYRTDGAGRQTVLKEMTLASQVPVGRQLVVKLSATGTDPVIARAKVYVKGATEPGWQVTALDRTGAITGRGHTGLQAYNGAGNPTVDLTTQAFVVSDVAADLAPAHVEGDTTDTAAPLAVRHGAGPVGSARYPVPSDALFVSPTGSDTNPGTEDQPFRTLGKAVTRNWSGQTIVLRAGSYHESVLVAPGRAATIQPYPGEAVWFDGTRAVTGFAPSGRAFVAPWDVALDSSPTYTKGAPDGTTPGWRWIDPEHPMAAHPDMVWLDGVELEQVASLGQVVPGTFFVDRGSKKLYLGSDPAGRSVRSSDLQSAFSLRAPGTVLRGFGIRRYADSVWQQGVVTSYFERMTLDNMTVLDSATGGIGMFKPGSVIRNTTVDGSGQVGIHANQADGLLLDDVSVTDSNDERFNPAPSAGGIKITQTRGITLRDSEIRRTHGSQFWTDQSVFNVDVVNNEIIGSTRFGIVLEISSTGTVVDNVIADNAADGVLVANTDKVSIWNNTIVRNRRAIAFTQDSRRIEQLQVSGHDARRPQPDLAMPWVIGNSSVGNNVLAAGHDATSVLAVESYALVHDAGKLKITSNGNVFSQTALGVPNATATWARQGEQPMQFVLLDDYRDSTGQERTSINPLATTPVDAGFRLRAGIASRTAEVAQPLPAHVAVKAGLSSGARTLGAAARPAS from the coding sequence ATGCCCCGCACCGCCACCCCCGCCCCCTTCCGCCGCGCCGCCCGCGTCGTCGTCACCGCCGCGCTCGCCCTCGCCGCCGGCGCCGCCCCGCTGCTGGTGCTGCCGGGCGCGGCCTGGGCCGACACCCAGCTCGTCGTCGACGGCTTCGACCGCTCCGTCGCCTCCGGCTGGGGCAAGCCCGACACCGGCAGCGCCTGGACGGGGATCTCGGGCGGCAGCGCCACCTCGGTGGGCGGCAGCGAGGGCCGGGTCAGCAAGATCCAGGGCGGCCGCAGCTTCAAGGCCTACCAGGGCGCCGTCTCGGTCCGCGACACCGTCCTGCGGGCCGAGTTCACCGTCCCGGTCAGCCGGAACTTCCAGTACTCGATCGAGGCACGCCGGCAGGCCGACGGCTCCGCCTACTCCGCGCGGGCCCGGATCGACGCCGCCGGGGTGCTGCACGTCGACCTCTACCGCACCGACGGCGCCGGCCGGCAGACGGTGCTGAAGGAGATGACGCTGGCCTCCCAGGTCCCGGTGGGCCGGCAGCTGGTGGTCAAGCTGTCCGCCACCGGCACCGACCCGGTCATCGCCCGCGCCAAGGTGTACGTGAAGGGCGCGACCGAGCCCGGCTGGCAGGTCACCGCGCTCGACCGGACGGGCGCCATCACCGGCCGCGGCCACACCGGCCTGCAGGCCTACAACGGCGCGGGCAACCCCACCGTCGACCTGACGACCCAGGCCTTCGTGGTCAGCGACGTCGCCGCCGACCTGGCGCCTGCCCACGTCGAGGGGGACACCACCGACACGGCCGCCCCGCTCGCGGTCCGGCACGGCGCCGGCCCGGTCGGCAGCGCCCGCTACCCCGTGCCGTCGGACGCCCTCTTCGTCTCCCCGACCGGCAGCGACACCAACCCGGGCACCGAGGACCAGCCGTTCCGGACCCTCGGCAAGGCCGTGACCCGGAACTGGTCGGGGCAGACCATCGTCCTGCGCGCGGGCAGCTACCACGAGTCGGTGCTGGTGGCGCCGGGCCGCGCGGCGACCATCCAGCCCTACCCGGGTGAGGCCGTCTGGTTCGACGGCACCCGCGCCGTCACCGGCTTCGCGCCCAGCGGCCGCGCCTTCGTCGCCCCGTGGGACGTCGCGCTCGACTCCAGCCCGACCTACACCAAGGGCGCGCCCGACGGCACCACGCCCGGCTGGCGCTGGATCGACCCGGAGCACCCGATGGCCGCCCACCCGGACATGGTCTGGCTGGACGGCGTCGAGCTGGAGCAGGTGGCCAGCCTGGGGCAGGTCGTGCCCGGGACGTTCTTCGTCGACCGGGGCAGCAAGAAGCTGTACCTGGGCAGCGACCCGGCCGGCAGGTCGGTGCGCTCCTCGGACCTGCAGTCGGCCTTCTCCCTGCGGGCCCCGGGCACGGTGCTGCGCGGCTTCGGCATCCGGCGCTACGCCGACTCGGTCTGGCAGCAGGGCGTGGTCACCAGCTACTTCGAGCGGATGACGCTCGACAACATGACGGTGCTCGACAGCGCCACCGGCGGGATCGGGATGTTCAAGCCGGGTTCGGTGATCCGGAACACCACCGTCGACGGCTCGGGCCAGGTGGGCATCCACGCGAACCAGGCCGACGGCCTGCTGCTCGACGACGTCTCCGTGACGGACAGCAACGACGAGCGCTTCAACCCGGCTCCCAGCGCCGGCGGGATCAAGATCACGCAGACCCGCGGGATCACCCTCCGGGACAGCGAGATCCGGCGGACCCACGGCAGCCAGTTCTGGACCGACCAGTCGGTGTTCAACGTCGACGTGGTGAACAACGAGATCATCGGCAGCACCCGCTTCGGCATCGTCCTCGAGATCTCCTCGACCGGCACCGTGGTGGACAACGTGATCGCCGACAACGCCGCGGACGGCGTCCTGGTGGCCAACACCGACAAGGTGTCCATCTGGAACAACACGATCGTCCGCAACCGCCGCGCCATCGCCTTCACGCAGGACTCCCGCCGGATCGAGCAGCTGCAGGTCTCCGGCCACGACGCGCGTCGTCCGCAGCCCGACCTCGCGATGCCGTGGGTGATCGGGAACAGCTCGGTCGGCAACAACGTGCTCGCGGCGGGCCACGACGCGACCTCGGTGCTGGCCGTCGAGAGCTATGCGCTGGTGCACGACGCCGGCAAGCTCAAGATCACGAGCAACGGCAACGTCTTCTCCCAGACCGCACTGGGCGTGCCGAACGCGACGGCGACCTGGGCGCGGCAGGGGGAGCAGCCGATGCAGTTCGTCCTGCTGGACGACTACCGGGACAGCACGGGGCAGGAGCGGACCAGCATCAACCCGCTGGCCACCACGCCGGTCGACGCCGGCTTCCGGCTCAGGGCCGGCATCGCGTCCCGGACGGCCGAGGTCGCCCAGCCGCTGCCGGCGCACGTGGCCGTCAAGGCCGGCCTGAGCTCCGGTGCGCGGACCCTCGGCGCCGCCGCGCGTCCAGCGAGCTGA